The Montipora capricornis isolate CH-2021 chromosome 6, ASM3666992v2, whole genome shotgun sequence genome has a window encoding:
- the LOC138051478 gene encoding 5-hydroxytryptamine receptor 4-like isoform X1, whose product MMNFTSIMPSSAEVTGSSGKLSVLWYLQIVYVITIIVLALLGNIVIFAVICINRSLQRIDNIFIANLAVSDFLFTLFETCFNVTRKINRNWNPPHNVVCYVVIASSVLCALTSAFTQTAVAVNRYFAVYRPLKYPSIVSKRKVLVSIAVIWACAVALAFPPLTWRPLTVICLLEESYDSHLTYEIIYMGAEWVLIFVVPFGIMSLIYHGIYKIASDHAQRVRSFSLTSTNSTKRNHVINMKSELKAAKMLVTIAGAFFLSWFPFFVTLTLWKFYEGFRVYSNVFTLFLYLVYTLPAINPAIYAFWCQDMRQGIRQLLRCCK is encoded by the exons ATGATGAATTTCACAAG CATCATGCCTTCTTCCGCCGAGGTCACAGGATCATCAGGGAAGCTTTCGGTCTTGTGGTACCTTCAGATTGTATACGTCATAACCATCATCGTCTTAGCCCTATTGGGTAACATAGTTATATTTGCTGTAATCTGTATCAACAGAAGCCTACAGAGAATCGACAATATCTTTATCGCCAATCTAGCCGTCAGTGATTTCCTCTTCACCCTCTTTGAAACTTGCTTCAACGTGACTCGAAAAATAAACCGAAACTGGAACCCGCCGCACAATGTAGTATGTTATGTGGTCATAGCCTCAAGTGTCCTCTGCGCTTTGACGTCGGCTTTCACTCAAACGGCTGTCGCTGTAAATCGATATTTCGCCGTCTACCGACCGCTGAAATACCCCAGTATTGTAAGCAAAAGGAAAGTGTTGGTCTCTATTGCAGTAATATGGGCATGCGCAGTTGCATTGGCGTTTCCTCCATTGACGTGGAGGCCGTTAACTGTTATTTGCTTACTGGAGGAATCTTATGACAGTCACTTGACCTACGAGATTATCTACATGGGCGCTGAATGGGTATTGATTTTTGTGGTTCCTTTCGGAATCATGTCTCTAATTTACCACGGCATATACAAAATTGCGTCAGACCACGCCCAACGAGTGCGGTCATTTTCCCTTACTTCGACGAATTCTACAAAACGAAACCACGTCATAAACATGAAGAGCGAATTGAAGGCCGCCAAAATGCTTGTGACAATAGCAGGTGCTTTCTTTCTAAGTTggtttccattttttgtgacTCTAACGTTGTGGAAGTTTTACGAAGGCTTCAGGGTCTATTCGAACGTTTTCACTTTGTTCCTGTATTTGGTGTATACTTTACCCGCCATAAATCCTGCAATCTATGCATTCTGGTGTCAAGATATGAGACAGGGAATAAGACAGCTGTTAAGATGTTGTAAATAA
- the LOC138051478 gene encoding histamine H2 receptor-like isoform X2, with protein sequence MMNFTRSLQRIDNIFIANLAVSDFLFTLFETCFNVTRKINRNWNPPHNVVCYVVIASSVLCALTSAFTQTAVAVNRYFAVYRPLKYPSIVSKRKVLVSIAVIWACAVALAFPPLTWRPLTVICLLEESYDSHLTYEIIYMGAEWVLIFVVPFGIMSLIYHGIYKIASDHAQRVRSFSLTSTNSTKRNHVINMKSELKAAKMLVTIAGAFFLSWFPFFVTLTLWKFYEGFRVYSNVFTLFLYLVYTLPAINPAIYAFWCQDMRQGIRQLLRCCK encoded by the exons ATGATGAATTTCACAAG AAGCCTACAGAGAATCGACAATATCTTTATCGCCAATCTAGCCGTCAGTGATTTCCTCTTCACCCTCTTTGAAACTTGCTTCAACGTGACTCGAAAAATAAACCGAAACTGGAACCCGCCGCACAATGTAGTATGTTATGTGGTCATAGCCTCAAGTGTCCTCTGCGCTTTGACGTCGGCTTTCACTCAAACGGCTGTCGCTGTAAATCGATATTTCGCCGTCTACCGACCGCTGAAATACCCCAGTATTGTAAGCAAAAGGAAAGTGTTGGTCTCTATTGCAGTAATATGGGCATGCGCAGTTGCATTGGCGTTTCCTCCATTGACGTGGAGGCCGTTAACTGTTATTTGCTTACTGGAGGAATCTTATGACAGTCACTTGACCTACGAGATTATCTACATGGGCGCTGAATGGGTATTGATTTTTGTGGTTCCTTTCGGAATCATGTCTCTAATTTACCACGGCATATACAAAATTGCGTCAGACCACGCCCAACGAGTGCGGTCATTTTCCCTTACTTCGACGAATTCTACAAAACGAAACCACGTCATAAACATGAAGAGCGAATTGAAGGCCGCCAAAATGCTTGTGACAATAGCAGGTGCTTTCTTTCTAAGTTggtttccattttttgtgacTCTAACGTTGTGGAAGTTTTACGAAGGCTTCAGGGTCTATTCGAACGTTTTCACTTTGTTCCTGTATTTGGTGTATACTTTACCCGCCATAAATCCTGCAATCTATGCATTCTGGTGTCAAGATATGAGACAGGGAATAAGACAGCTGTTAAGATGTTGTAAATAA